The sequence GATACCAAGGTCTGGAAGTTGCAGCCGAAGGTGGTTTTGACTACTGTCACACAACTCTGCGTGTGTCACCCCCACATATTGGCACCTATGGGGGATACCTTCAAAGCGAGCGCCCATTGGAGGAGGACAAGACACCATCCATCAACGGACAATGTTATCTTCGCGTGAGTTCCATTTTCAGAGATATTTACATCAAATAGTAAATGGTAATAATTTTAGCCAATTGGAGGAAAACCATTCATGGAGTGTGTCTGCTACCGAAACCTTTGCAACCAACCAACGTCCTACGCTGATTTTGAAGATGCGTTTCTCGCTAATCCTAATCATCAGTGAAGAGATCGATCACCCATGaggaattgataattttgtgttgttttatagttttttttgttggagtCTCTACCTCTGTTATCCTGACCTCATGAAAGATCAATAAACGAGTGAATTGCTATTAAAGATTTTAAAT comes from Caenorhabditis elegans chromosome X and encodes:
- the F47E1.1 gene encoding Activin_recp domain-containing protein (Confirmed by transcript evidence) encodes the protein MHSAKTIILLLSLPMAAVMASKISCFVGYQGLEVAAEGGFDYCHTTLRVSPPHIGTYGGYLQSERPLEEDKTPSINGQCYLRPIGGKPFMECVCYRNLCNQPTSYADFEDAFLANPNHQ